In the genome of Phacochoerus africanus isolate WHEZ1 chromosome 5, ROS_Pafr_v1, whole genome shotgun sequence, the window GTCCTACGTGTTAGCTTTCAGCAATCAGAAACAACCTCGAGCATCTACCACCAGTATCGGCACTGTTTCCTCTGCCCTCACGTGCAGCCCAAGTTTTGTTCTGACATTTAAGACACAAAGGCTTCACGGTATAATCAGCAGTGCCAGGGCTCCCACCATTTTCCTCTGACAACTTACAGCTCGCACAGCGAGGATGTCACCGACGGAGAGCCATTTCAGGATGTGAAAGAGCACGTCTTCAGGGAGACTCAAGATGGACAGATTTCGGGGTCTCCTCCTTATTCTTCGCTTTGCAGGATAGCAGAAACACTTGGCACACCTGCAGTGGATCACTTAAGAAAAACAATCCGATGGTCTAAGTGATGTGTTGGATAGGAGTTGTGCTGATGTGAAAAGTGACATCAGAATGTGATTCAACAGTTACTGTCCTCTGCCCCAGGAAAGGAACCAGCCATATTTACCGTCCCAAACAGAGACTAAGTAACCGGGAGCAGCAGTGTTACAGAAGACcatcattcattcaaacattcCATAAACCTCCGTGGTGAGTAGTAACCCGGTAACTGGGCTTTGGGGTAACTTCTGATCCAGAGCCCATAGGACAaccaggaagaggaaaaggatgacTATTGACCCGGCATTTCACTCAGGGAAGACCCCACCCCTGCTGATCTCTTTGCTTCTATTGCACACATGACAAAGTACATAATTTTAATAGGATCCGCGGGCCTGAACAGTCTGGTTTCCAAACTAGGAGGGTCTGCCCTGCAGAGAAGCTAAGGGTGGACTTGAAGACCAGGCCAGTCCAGCTCCACGGACTTCAGAGCTGCCCAGCCAGTCTCAGAGCCTGATGTCCCCGCAGGGGGTCCTTGCAACTTCATCTCCAGCAACTCCCTCACTCTAAGCAGACGACCTAGAAGCTCTCAGGGAGGAGGAGCCCATCACCTACGAGTCCCATCCGTCCCGCCGGGAGGCGGCTGCTCGCCCACCTGCACCACTCCCTCCACAGGACTTCCTCCTGCCCGTTCCCCTCGCTCCTAAACTGGGTCTTCAAGCCATCAGCAATTAACGGGCTGAGAACGCCAAACGAAGACGCAGGGCGTCCAACCCCcagattttgctattttttttcattcccttgcTCTAGGACAGCCAAGGTAATCACCACTGAAACTTCAGCGGTGATTACAGCCCTCGACAGGTGGCAGGCCCCGCGAGCGGCTTTCACGCGGAGCAGGGCGCAGCTGGGCATTTAAACCGCGAGCCGGGCGGGTGCCGTCTGGACGACGCGCACCCCGGACCGAAGGGCTCGAGCCGGACCTGCTCAGTCTCGAGGCCGCACTgccgccgcccgcgccccgcgcccggCGCCCCGCGCTCACCGCCTCCGCTCCCCATAGCCGTCTCTGCCGTCGCCTTCGCCGCTGTCGCCGCCGCAAGAGCCGCCCGCGGGCCCAGTGCGCACCGCCCCACGCAGGCGCAAAcccgccccgccgcccgcccGAGTTTTCAAACGCGCCCGGCGCTCCCATTGGCCGGCCCGGGGGGGTGGTGCGCGCCACAGCTCCAACAGGCCCCGCCCATACCCCGCCCCCACGGCCTCAGGCACCCGCGATTGGCCATACCAGGACGCGAATTCGAACGCTGACTGTTGATTGGCGGAGTGTGCGCGGCCGCCCCGCCTCCCTGGCCCGGGCTGGGGTCCCCGAGGAGCTCGCTCTCGACCCCGTGAGCCCTGCCTGTTCTGTGATTGGACCTTGCTGCTGACTTGTTGGCAGAGGTCCGAGCGACCCGAGCCCACGGCGCACCGTGGGTTGTCAGTGAAAGTCTGAGCGGACCCGACGCGCCGCAGAGCCCGGGGTCTCGCGGAGGGCGCGGCATGGCGCAGCTGGGACCCGGATCTGGTTTCTGCTTGTGAGAACTCGGGCGACCCCACCCGCAGGCAGCACCTCACGGAGGCTGCTCCTGACCTTTCCGGCCCGCGCCCGAAAGCCGCACACCCTGCTTCCCACCGTTGCTTCAGGCGAGGAGACCCTGTTTCGGTGGCCCAGCCACGGCTGGCATAGATCGTAATGCAGAAAGTGGAATTCAGAGACCTGGGGCTCGAAATCTTCACTGACTCAAGCCAGCACGTttgcctctttcttccctttaaatGTGGCTCACCCTGGACCCCTCCTCCATCCCAGGGGAGCGCTCACCTTCTCGCTCGGACTAGATACACTGACCCCTGTCAGTCCCCAGTGTCTCCTCGGGGTCACCTGGGAGACCTTCCTAAAACAGACGTGCACGCTTACAGTGAGTGCCTTGCTGGCTGCCGCAGCCACAGCTGAGCGGTCCGTTCACTCAGGTATTAGGCAGTGTCCACCCACCCAGTCTTTCAGGAACCAGCTCACATCCCACCTCTTTCATGAGACATTCTGACCAGGAAAGAAATGCAGTCTCCTGGGAGCAGTGTTTGAAAGTGGCTCTTCCTGGAAAAGCTGGGGAATCCGGGTCAATGCTCTCATCCCCTCTTCGCCATAGCCCTGTCCCTCCACCCCTTAGGCTCATGGAACCCCTTCAGGGTAGTTGGTCTGTGCTCAGCAGCTGGGCACACACAGAGGAGCCTCCGTGTTGTCAAGGCTCCATGCCAGTCTGGAGCAGGAGATGGAGATGTCTGCCGTGATCACAAGTGAGATATGaggccctgggagctggggggTGGAAGGGGCAGGGGCGGTGTAAGACCAGCTGGTAGAGCAGAGCAAACTTGGGGCCTGCTCCCCAGAGGCCAGAGAACAGGAAACCCCACAGGACCCCTGAGGTTTTCAGCTGTCTCTGTTGCCACTGGTTACTGTTTCCCAGTTTGGTACTTTGTGTCCCACCGCACCCTCTTACTTTGTTACTGGTCTCCCCAGGGCAGAGGTGCCCTTGTTCAGCACTGTGCAGGGACTAAAGCTGGTCTCCCCAGCCAGGGAGCAAAGAGCCAGTCACTGCTCTCACTCCGCTGCCCTGCTGCGTCTGTGGAGTCCTCGTGGCTCCAAGTCCCTCGGTTGGCCTACATCtctttatcacttttatttatttacaaagtttgcttttttttagggctacacccatcctatggaggttcccaggctaggcgtcaaattggagctccaatcagagctgtagccaccggcctacaccacagccacagcaatgcagggatccgagccgtgtctgccgcctacaccacagccacagcattgcaggatccttaacccactgagccaggccacggatcgaacctgcatcctcatggatactagtgagatttgtttctgctaaagcatgacgggaactcccaaagttttctatttttcaggAAATAGGTGTTCTTCTCTTGACAGTGCTGCAGCCATGCCTTCCCTTGCCTACCACCCTGGCAGTAAGAGCCCCCAGAGCTGGTGGGCTGACGAGCTGTGTCCAGAGGGTGGGAGAAGAGCCCATTTCCCTTTGGGCTTCAGGAGAGTGAGAGAACTCATTGGAAAAGTCTAGACTGTTGGGAGCTCAGGGCAGTTCCTGGCTGGAATAAGATGCCAGTTGAAAGCCAGGGGGGTGGATGAGAGAGAAACCCAAGGGTGGCAGGTGCAGAGgggagagtgagggagagaggcgggctgggggctgagggacccaccaggcagggagaaggaagaggagcctTTGGAAGAGGCAGACCAGGGGTCCTGGGGGACAGGGAGAACCAGGCTtggtgggtggggagtggggggcagagGATGCTGGCAGATGCCTCAGAGCAGCCACACGGAAAACACATGGAGTGGGTGTGGCAGCCAGGGACACGACCACGCCGTGATGCTGCGCCGCCGTGAGCGGAGGCAGGGCGTAGGGGCAGGGACGGTCGTTGTGGCCTTCCCAGAACCTGCAAAGCAGGGGTCAGAGGGGCTTTTTAGAGCGGCTGGTGTGTCCACTCTAGAGAGAGAAAGGCTATCTGATAGGCTGCTTCTCAGCAGACAAAGGCGCCCGGCTGCACCCGTCAACGCAGGCCGGATGGTCCAAGCTCACAGGCCTTAGTTCAGCGTTCTCACACCTGTGCAGCCTCCAAGCACCTGTTAACACAGGGTTGCATCACAGCACAGATTCTGGGTCTCACCCCCCAAATTTCTGATTCAATAAATCTTAGGTGAGGCCCAAGAATCTGTATGTCTAACAAGTTTCTGGATGATGTGGCTGCTTCTGGTCAGGAATCCCACTTTGAGGACTTCCACTTGAGTTGAATCCTGGCTCTAGCAACTGCTGACCATGGAAAGTTGCTGAATATCTCTGAGTCTCAGCTGCTGCTTCTGGGAAATGGGGGCAACCATCTTGCCCACATCATGGGTTGATGTAGGGTTCACGGGTTCACCCCGAACATTTGCCTGGGCCAGGGCAGAGGACAAATGAAGCCCCACGAATCCAATATTAAGTtgaaaaattgtggagttcccgttgtggctcagtgtgttacgaacccaactggtatccatgaggatgtgggttcgacccctggcctcactcagtgggttaaagatccaagttgccatgagctgtggtgtaggttgcagacgcggcctcgatcctgtgttgctgtggctgtggtgcaggccggcagctgcggctctgattcgacccctagcctgggaatttgcatatgccatgggtgtggccaagaaagaagagagaaaaactgcATTGGGGAAGCAAATGTGTCAACCTCTGCTCTGGCCTACCTTCAGAAGTACAGCTTCATCACCGCTTCGGTCACCCACAGGGCTTCTCCCTGACAGGACATGGCAGGTGTTTCTCTGAGGCTGCTTCCATGGCCAGGGCTCAATGAGACCACCGGCCACCCAGGCGGGACTCCAGGGGACCCTTCTCCACAGAAACACATGGGGGTTCTCCAGCAGGCCTCGAAGGTGAGTGGCCTCAATCTGCAGAGAGCCACACCCACCCCTCCAGCCCCGTatccccctgcagcccagggcaggCTGTGCGCACCTGGGCTAACCTGGCACCACAACTCTTTCTTACAGCAAGGCAGACTTTGAGGGGAGCCGTGGGGGATGCTGGGAGGGAGGCccagagtggggtggggtgggaggctgggaggagggctgggagggaaaTGGAGCCGAAGGAGGAGAGGGGGGCCGGGAGCCTGCTGGTTTTGCTTGTCCTTGTCTGTTTTCCCTTCGGGTGGGGGGCCTCGGGCAGGTGAGGCTCAGGAAGACTTCCTCCGGAGCCGTCTGGTGGACGGAGGAATCTTCCAACGCGCACTTCCTCTTGGCTTGCTCCATAATGCAGAACACCCGCAGGAAGGGAGGAGGCGGCTGTGGCGACAGGAGGCAGCAGGGGGTGGAAAGAGGAAGGGTCTTTGGGGTTGTCACAAAGCCCTGCTGCTCCCAAACCACCCCTCAAGAAGTTAGTCCTAAGGAATTCAGCCATCTGCCATCTCAGGGAAAGGGATGCTGGCTAGGAATGGTGCCAGAAGGCAGAGGCTCCAGGAGGGTCCCTGGCTTTCTGTGCGACCCTGGGCACATGGCTGCTCCCCTCTCTGTGAAATGAGAGGCGGGAGGAGCTGATCCCCAAGGTCCCTTCCAGCTCAGACGTCTCTTGCTTTATGAAATCCACGTGAATGTCGCAGCAGCGCTGAGTGAGACTCCCCCCGAAAGAGAGAACGCAGGAAGATGGGCGCCATCAGAGGTGTGCTCCCTCCAATGCCCAGGCGTGCGATCACCCTTGCCCAGCTCAGGTCATCGCCGGGCAGGTGGTAATGGACCATTCCTTGGTGCTCATCCTCCAGGACGCTGCCTGCATGAAGGAGAGACCGTGTCCCTGTGAGGGCCGGGAGGGAGGGCCAGGGCAGGGTGGCCTGCGCCCCCGGAATCGTAGCCCTCGCCCCAGGGGTCGGGGATGGACAGACGCACAGATGCCATCCGTGTGGCGCCACACACCTGGGAAGGTCAGGTCCACGAATGCCTTGAATTCCTCCAGGGCCTCCTGCTGCCCTTCGCTCCGGATCTTGGCCCGTAGGGAGTAGCCGCTGCCAAACTTGCTTTTGAGGTGCTGGGGGCTGCCCAGGCACTTGAACTGGCCCTGCACCATGATGGCCAGCCGGGTGCACAGGGCCTCACAACTCCTCCAtgctggggagaggggcagaggcCTCATGTAGCCACAGGGGATGCTGATGCCCCCCTCCGGGTCGGAAGCTGGGCACACGGGCACGTGCTGGCGCCCAGATCAGGCTGTTCCtgattcccaggctcagggtgtgGCCCACATGGCAGAGTCTGGGGACTCTCCTCACAGAGTCTTTGCCCGCTGCCAACAGGTCTTCTGTCCACccagctcctcccagcccagcccacccagAGCCCTCGTCCTGGCTCCTCCACTGACCCACAGAGACCCTGGCTCTACCTGTGGGAGGTGATGACGATGGCCTTGCCGGACTCACGGGCCCTCACCACGGTGTCCCAGAGCAGGCGCCGGGCCACAGGGTCCATGCCAGTGGACGGCTCGTCCAGGAAGATGACCGCAGGCTCTCCCAGCAGGGCAATGCCAGCGCTCAGCTTCCGCTTGTTGCCGCCACTGGGGCGGAGGGGACAGTTGGGTGactggcaatcacaagtctccAGCAGTGCGATCCTCCCCTCTTCCAACTTCTCTATGAAGAAAGTGTTCCACACCTCCTGGTGGGGTCTTCATTGACGTGGCCGACCCCTTCCCCAGTGCTGCGCTGTGACTGTGCTGTCCACTAGGCCGGGATCAATCCAGAGTGAGCACATGGTCCAAGACTCTCCTTGGAGGGTCTCTATGGGTACTCGGGGTGAGGGCATAGGGCCATtttagctaacttttttttttttctttttagagtcacacctgtggcataaggaggttcccaggctaggggtctaatcggagctacagctgccggcctacaccacagccacagccacacaggatctgagccgcgtctgcgtctgccacctacaccacagctcatggcaacgccagatccttaacccactgatcgaggtcagggatagaacctgcaacctcatggttcctagtcggattcgcttctgctgaaccatgatgggaactcctagctagtctttttttaaaaaaatgatcttttattgttggtttcttttttaaagttgatttatggttgatttacaatgttgtattaatttcttttgtacaacaaggtgattatatatattctttttaatattattttccattatggtttatcacaggatattgaatctagttccctgtgctctatagtaggaccttgttgtttatccatccgacatataatggtttgcatttgctaatccctGACTCCCAATCCTTGCctccccaactccctcccctttggcaaccacaagtctcttctctatgtctgtgactctgcttttattttataggtAAGTTGCTTTCGTGTCattttttctatgtaaaatttttccaattttaattttttttttagttttattagaacacacacacacacacactcacacacacacacaatgctaggccagtttctgctgtccagcaaagtgacgcagtcacGAATATACACATTgttatgtacacacatatacacatccttTTTCACATGCTattttccatcgtgttctatcacaGGTGACAGTCCCCTGGGCTGCACGCGGGGACCTTagcacttatccattctaaatggaccAGTTTGCCTCTCCTCACTCCAGACTCCCAGTggatctcactccctcccccgtccccctggcaaccacaggtttgttctccgtgtctgtgagtctgtttctgatttgtggaTACATTcgtttgtgccacattttagactccacatatggGTGATGTTATATGGTacgtgtctttctctgactttcttcacatggtatgagattctctaggtccatctgtgttgctgcaaacggcattatttcgttcttcttcagttttttttttttcatttttttttaaatctttttaggaccacacctgagacatatggacattcccaggccaggggtcacatcggagcggcagctgccagccacagccacagccacagcaatgccagatctgagctgcatctgtgatgtacactgcagctgtggcaatgccggatccctaacccactgagtgagggcagggatcgaccccacatcttcatggatcctagtcaggttcttacccgctgagccacaacaggaactcctttttttttccattttttaaattaaagcatagttgatttttattttattttattttatttttttcacttttggctgcccctcagcatatggagctcccaggccagggatcagatctgagctgcggtcatgacctaagtcacagctgtggcatcactggatccttaacccactgtgcacgggctggggatggaacctacctcccagcactcccaaaacaccaccaatcctgctgagctacagcgggagctcctaatgatggccattctgaccggggCAAGgcggtacctcattgcagttttgatttgcatttctctaataattagtagctaactttttttaaacaaacacataGCATTTGCAACTTAGAAGGCACTGTTCTAAACTTCCAAGTTTTTTTCGTGTGtgtttttacggctgcacctgaggcatatggaggttcccaggctaggggtcgaatcagagctgcagctgccggcctccaccacagccacagcaacttgtgactggagccgtgtctgtgacctacaccacagctcatggcaacatcggatccttaacccactgagaaagaatagggtttgaacctgtgtcctcatggatgctagtcagattcgttttcactgagccatgatggaaattcctaaGCTTCGAAATGTTCACTCATTTAACCATCAAAAGATGCACGGAAACTCGAAAACATGCATGAAACTGAAgccaagagagagggaagagacaaGGTGACATCATCCGACCCTTGGGCACCTCTGACTTCCCAGTCCCAGGAGTGGGGTGCTGCTTCCCACCTCCAGGGGGCGCTGTCCACAACTCGAGGGGAGCTCTGGGATGTGTGACCTTTTTTGTTTAAGCTCACTGGAGTTGGGTTAGGATCACTGGCAACCTAAGACTGAGGAATCCCCCAGGCTCTTCAAGAGCTCAGATGTCTCAGACAGCAGGATAAGGTCATGTGTGCTTGAAATGCAAGTCTACCAACAAGCAGAGACCACCTGGGAAGCAGCAGGGAGAATTACGTGTGAGGTGCATCTGCCCGTCCTCAGCCACATaactgcccagggccctgcccagggCCAAGGGGAAGCGGTGCCTTGGGGCAGCCCCGGCCACTGACCCAATCTTTCCttcaggggaggagagaggcacaTCCCCTGAAATCCATGTAGTGGCACAGACCACATGACTACCGCAGGCCCGGAGCTGATGGGCCTTGCCCTATACCAGCCCTAAACCGTGGCACTGAGAAGAGCAGGGCACATCTTATGACTGGAGGGAGAAGGGCTGAGGGGGCCCCCAGTCTCACCTGCAGGTCCTCACCCGCTTGTTGGCGTACGTGTACAAGAGCAAGTCACCAAGAATTTGGTCCACGCAGGCACCAATGTGGCGCTCGGGGATGCCCCGCAGCCAGGCGTGCATGACCAGAGTCTCCTGGTCAGGTGGTCCAGCAGCGCATCAAACTAGGGACAGTAGCCGATCCGCTGCCGCACCTGGGGTTGGAATACAGCCCAAGGGGGAGGCGTGTTGGAAGGAAAGCTGCCGCCTGGGCAGCGGCTAGACACCTAGCTAGGCCCTGCCTCTGCCTGTGCACATCCACCCATGCCACGTGAACAGACATGTGCTGTGGGGTGCGTGGGCCATCCGGGGCATTTGGCTGTCAGGATGCCGTGCTTGCTGGGGGCATCCAGGCTGATTCTGGAGAGCTCGTGGGGGGCTGGAGCCCTTACTTCCTACCTGCCTGGGAGGGACCTCGGCGCCCAGTGCTCTCTGCCTCTTGCCACCTTCCAAGTATATGGTCAACAGAAGACacttcatttttccccctttaaacatattttctaggagttcccatcgtggtgtggcggaaatgaatccaactaggaaccgtgaggttgcgggtttgatccctggccttgctcagtgggttaagaatctggcgtggctgtggccgtggtgtagaccagcagctgtagctccaattggacccctagactgggaacctccatataccacgggtgcggccctaaaaagcaaagcaaaaccaaaccaaacccaagaCCATATTTTCTATTAGACATGTAACCCATGAATAGATTTTCTGTGTAAGGTTGCTGGAATCTCTTGCCCTGTGGCCAGGCAGGGGCGCACCTCTAGACTTTCACATGGGCCGTGTGCTCCCCACAGGGGACCCAGTAGGTTATTTTTGCCAGACACCATCGTCCtgcaacttgtttttttttttttttttgtctttctgccttttctagggccgctctctgggcatatggagattcccaggctaggggtctaatcggagccatagccactggcctacaccagagctacagcaacgtgggatccgagccgcgtctgcaacctacaccacagctcacagcaatgccagatccttaacccactgaacaaggccagggatcgaacccacaacctct includes:
- the LOC125127594 gene encoding phospholipid-transporting ATPase ABCA3-like; the encoded protein is MVQGQFKCLGSPQHLKSKFGSGYSLRAKIRSEGQQEALEEFKAFVDLTFPGSVLEDEHQGMVHYHLPGDDLSWARVIARLGIGGSTPLMAPIFLRSLFRGESHSALLRHSRGFHKARDV